One stretch of Mus pahari chromosome 15, PAHARI_EIJ_v1.1, whole genome shotgun sequence DNA includes these proteins:
- the LOC110332901 gene encoding zinc finger protein 431-like: MDAVTYDDVHVNLTREEWALLDPSQKRLYKDVMLETYKNLTAIGYNWEYHNIEEHCQSSRRHGRHERSHTGEKPSEYTQCGKAFACYSYPQRHERIHTREKSYEGIQYDEALVYHSNLQTHKRTHPKEKPYKCNQCDKAYSQYSHLQRHKRKHTGAKPYECKQCGKAFAYHSELQSHERIHTGEKPYKCNQCDKAFAHHCNLRVHKIIHTGEKPYKCDQCDKAYSQHCNLQIHKSTHTGEKSYKCNQCGKAFVYYGHLQRHKTTHTGEKPYKCNLCGKAFASHRYVQVHKRTHTGEKPHECNQCGKAFVYHDHLQIHKRTHTGEKPYECSHCGKTFAAQRYLQVHKRTHTGEKPYECNQCGKAFASHSYLQVHKRTHTGEKPYECNQCGKAFAYPGYLQVHKRAHTGEKPYECNQCGKAFAGQNVLKRHEKIHTGEKPYICNECGKAFVCNTSLQIHKATHTGVKPYECKQCSKSFASHGQLQSHEIIHTGEKPYKCNGCDKAYSRHSHLQRHKRTHTMNVTNVIEPLQVTVIFKGVVV, translated from the exons GATGCAGTGACCTATGATGATGTGCATGTGAACTTGACTCGAGAAGAATGGGCTTTGCTGGACCCTTCACAGAAGCGTCTCTACAAAGATGTGATGTTGGAGACCTACAAGAACCTCACTGCTATAG GCTACAATTGGGAATACCATAACATTGAAGAACATTGTCAAAGTTCTAGAAGACATGGAAG GCATGAAAGAagtcatactggagagaaaccctctGAATACactcaatgtggtaaagcctttgcgtGTTACAGTTATCCTCAAaggcatgaaagaattcatactagAGAGAAATCCTATGAAGGTATTCAGTATGATGAAGCCTTGGTATATCACAGTAACCTccaaacacataaaagaacacatcctaaagagaaaccctacaaatgcaatcaatgtgataaagcctatTCACAATATAGTCATCtccaaagacataaaagaaaacacactggagcgaaaccttatgaatgtaagcaatgtggtaaagcctttgcatacCATTCTGAACTTCAGAgtcatgaaagaattcatactggagagaaaccctacaaatgtaatcaatgtgataaagcctttgcaCATCATTGTAATCTTCGAGtgcataaaataatacatactggagagaagccctacaAATGCgatcaatgtgataaagcctatTCACAACACTGTAATctccaaatacataaaagtacacatactggagagaagtcctataaatgtaatcagtgtggtaaagcctttgtatATTATGGTCATCTTCAAAGACATAAAAcaacacacactggagagaaaccttacaaatgtaatctatgtggtaaagcctttgcatctCATCGTTATGtccaagtacataaaagaacacatactggagagaaaccccatgaatgtaatcaatgtggtaaagcatTTGTATATCATGATCAccttcaaatacataaaagaacacacactggagagaaaccctatgaatgtagtCACTGTGGTAAAACCTTTGCAGCTCAACGTTATctccaagtacataaaagaacacatactggagagaaaccctatgaatgtaatcaatgtggcaaAGCTTTTGCATCTCATAGCTATctccaagtacataaaagaacacatactggagagaaaccctatgaatgtaatcagtgtggcAAAGCTTTTGCATATCCTGGTTATCTCCAAGTACATAAAAgagcacatactggagagaaaccctatgaatgcaatcaatgtggtaaagcctttgcaggTCAAAACGTTCTTAAACGACATGAaaaaattcatactggagagaaaccttacatatgtaatgaatgtggtaaagcctttgtgtGTAACACTAGTCTCCAAATACATAAAGCAACACATACTGGAGTGAAGCCTtatgaatgtaagcaatgtaGTAAATCCTTTGCCTCTCATGGTCAACTTCAAAGTCATGAAataattcatactggagagaaaccctacaaatgtaatggATGTGATAAAGCCTATTCACGACACAGTCATCtccaaagacataaaagaacacatactatGAATGTAACCAATGTGATAGAGCCTTTACAGGTCACAGTGATCTTCAaaggtgtggtagtttga